From a single Lentisphaera profundi genomic region:
- a CDS encoding 3-keto-disaccharide hydrolase yields the protein MNQFKKYLSACLVLGLSLISLAAAKSADSFSGRWELKLPNQGKGWMSLQEQEGEWSGSILWGGGSVKALSTVELEGDKIIFTRKQRIKTKASAGKAAAWKETVETTTASLEGNKMSLEQVLPKSNGSGVKRATYSAKRMSAIPPQPDLKQARFGEGVELFNGKDLSGWKLLHASHKNGWSAKDGVLVNNAVQGQHGYGNLMTEAKFEDFNLKLDFNVPAKSNSGIFLRGMYEVQVLDSFGRKPDLHNMGAIYSRIVPSQAAAKKAGEWQTMDITLIKQHVTVILNGITIINNKPLLGCTGGALSSDPLAPGPILLQGNHGAVSFRNIVLKPIIH from the coding sequence ATGAATCAGTTTAAAAAATATTTGAGTGCTTGTCTCGTACTAGGCTTGAGCCTTATCTCACTGGCTGCGGCTAAATCCGCAGACTCATTTAGTGGTCGCTGGGAACTGAAGCTACCAAATCAAGGCAAAGGATGGATGAGCCTTCAAGAGCAGGAAGGAGAATGGTCCGGGTCGATACTCTGGGGAGGTGGAAGTGTAAAGGCACTGAGCACTGTAGAATTAGAAGGTGATAAAATTATTTTCACTCGTAAACAAAGGATTAAAACTAAAGCTTCTGCGGGTAAAGCAGCGGCATGGAAAGAAACGGTGGAAACCACTACTGCAAGTCTGGAAGGAAATAAAATGAGCTTAGAGCAAGTGCTTCCTAAGTCGAATGGATCGGGTGTAAAGCGCGCGACTTATAGCGCCAAAAGAATGTCAGCAATTCCCCCGCAACCCGATCTTAAACAAGCAAGATTTGGTGAGGGAGTTGAACTCTTTAATGGAAAGGATTTGAGTGGCTGGAAACTGCTTCATGCGAGCCACAAAAATGGCTGGTCAGCGAAAGACGGCGTCCTAGTTAATAATGCGGTTCAGGGTCAGCATGGCTACGGTAATCTCATGACCGAAGCAAAGTTTGAAGACTTTAATTTGAAGCTCGATTTCAATGTACCAGCAAAGAGCAATAGCGGAATATTTCTTCGAGGCATGTATGAAGTTCAGGTACTCGACTCCTTTGGTCGCAAACCAGATCTTCATAATATGGGTGCAATTTATTCGCGTATTGTGCCTTCTCAAGCAGCCGCAAAAAAAGCGGGTGAATGGCAGACAATGGATATTACCTTAATCAAGCAGCATGTAACAGTGATCCTTAATGGTATTACCATTATCAATAATAAGCCCTTGCTGGGATGCACTGGTGGTGCTTTATCATCTGATCCTTTAGCTCCAGGTCCCATTTTGCTTCAGGGCAATCATGGTGCAGTAAGTTTTCGCAATATCGTCTTGAAACCCATCATCCATTAA
- a CDS encoding glycosyl hydrolase family 95 catalytic domain-containing protein, translated as MFNKKIIRSVFISLSVLQAVSVFGADKQDRDQVASASINENKSTNSLWYKQAAQGFDQSLVLGNGRLGAMVFGDADEERIVLNEESVWSGSVAENNISGGYKNLAEIRRLLGEEKFSEAKKLMGQSFKAKNAPKYAKSISAFGRYQVLGNLHLKFLAKKNQVSKYRRELDLSSALASVKYQVGKTKYTREHFVSKVDEVFVSRFSGPVSFSIQLDRPERFKTTAVNERELLMTGSLNDGFGKDGLTYAARLRVVAPGASIKVDGNKLIVESKDEVLLLVAAATDYRGIAGRQLVDPLAATTSDLDKAEKKSFVNLRKAQKADHEKFYNRVSLDLDKTKISDLATDERLAAYRKGTADPSLAALFANMGRYLLISSSRPGGLPANLQGIWAEELHTMWNGDYHFNINTQMNYWPALTCNLVEMQEPMNNFIASLVEPGSKTAKAYYDSPGWIAHRLTNVWGYTAPAGMDIGGPAWLCEHLWEQYAFTKDKKFLAEVYPIMKGSVDFYLHNLWEEPENKWLVTGPSASPENGFLLPGKKKGGSGICAGPTIDMQQLRELFGNTIRAAKVLGIDKDLQGELLEKRARLAPNQIAPDGVLQEWLKPYIEREPTHRHCSPLYGLYPYYEITPDGTPKMAEAARKLLERRGMGQSTGWSNAWRINLWARMNDAQKSWDFVKRMIMDNCFDNMLSLFRPLKNGKGKKLFQIEANFGFTSGFVEMLMQSQPDSGAIDAEPVIRVLPALPKEWPNGKVTGLLARGGFEVDIEWKDGKLVECKISSLNGNPCKVRYGSKTQIVKLKAGKVKKLSASDF; from the coding sequence ATGTTCAATAAAAAAATCATACGCAGTGTCTTCATCAGCTTATCAGTGCTTCAGGCAGTAAGCGTTTTTGGCGCAGATAAGCAAGATAGAGACCAAGTAGCTTCAGCTAGCATAAATGAAAATAAATCGACAAACTCATTGTGGTACAAGCAAGCCGCGCAAGGCTTTGATCAATCACTCGTACTCGGCAATGGTCGCCTAGGTGCCATGGTCTTCGGCGATGCTGACGAGGAGCGCATAGTGCTCAACGAAGAATCGGTTTGGTCGGGCTCAGTAGCGGAAAATAATATTTCCGGTGGGTACAAAAACTTAGCAGAAATTCGCCGCCTCCTAGGAGAAGAAAAATTTTCCGAAGCGAAAAAACTCATGGGCCAGTCTTTTAAAGCGAAGAATGCCCCTAAATATGCAAAAAGTATTTCTGCCTTTGGACGCTACCAAGTTCTTGGAAATCTTCACCTGAAATTTCTTGCTAAGAAGAATCAAGTCAGTAAATATCGCCGTGAGTTGGATCTAAGTTCTGCACTTGCAAGCGTCAAGTACCAAGTTGGTAAAACGAAATATACCCGTGAGCATTTTGTCTCTAAAGTAGATGAAGTCTTTGTGTCGCGCTTTTCGGGCCCGGTATCTTTTTCTATACAACTCGATCGTCCAGAAAGATTTAAAACCACGGCAGTCAATGAGCGTGAATTACTAATGACCGGTAGTCTTAATGATGGCTTTGGTAAGGATGGACTGACTTACGCCGCTCGTTTACGTGTTGTCGCACCAGGTGCATCGATCAAAGTCGATGGCAATAAACTCATTGTTGAATCAAAAGATGAAGTACTTTTACTGGTGGCTGCGGCGACTGATTACCGCGGTATTGCGGGACGTCAACTTGTTGATCCCTTGGCCGCCACAACTTCCGATCTTGATAAGGCGGAGAAAAAGTCTTTTGTCAATTTGCGTAAAGCGCAAAAAGCCGATCATGAGAAATTCTATAATCGCGTCAGTTTGGATTTAGATAAGACAAAAATTAGTGACTTAGCCACTGACGAACGCTTAGCCGCTTACCGCAAAGGTACGGCGGATCCTTCTTTAGCCGCTTTATTTGCCAATATGGGACGTTACCTCTTAATTAGCTCATCACGTCCAGGTGGCTTGCCTGCCAATCTCCAAGGGATATGGGCCGAAGAGCTTCACACCATGTGGAATGGTGACTATCACTTCAATATCAATACCCAGATGAATTATTGGCCCGCCTTGACTTGTAACCTCGTTGAGATGCAAGAACCAATGAATAATTTTATTGCTTCACTCGTTGAACCAGGATCAAAAACGGCCAAAGCTTATTACGACTCACCGGGTTGGATTGCTCATAGGCTGACAAATGTCTGGGGCTATACCGCACCTGCGGGTATGGATATAGGTGGACCCGCCTGGTTATGTGAACACCTCTGGGAGCAATACGCTTTCACTAAAGACAAGAAATTTTTAGCTGAAGTTTACCCCATCATGAAAGGCTCTGTTGACTTTTATCTTCATAATCTTTGGGAAGAACCTGAAAATAAATGGTTGGTGACGGGCCCCTCGGCTTCACCCGAGAATGGTTTTTTACTTCCAGGTAAGAAAAAGGGCGGATCGGGAATTTGCGCTGGCCCTACGATTGATATGCAGCAGTTGCGCGAACTCTTTGGCAATACGATACGCGCGGCCAAAGTTCTTGGTATCGATAAAGACTTGCAGGGCGAACTCCTTGAAAAACGTGCTCGTCTTGCCCCTAATCAGATTGCACCCGATGGTGTTCTACAGGAATGGCTCAAGCCCTATATCGAACGCGAGCCGACTCATCGTCACTGCTCACCCTTATATGGTCTTTACCCCTATTATGAGATCACGCCCGATGGAACGCCTAAAATGGCTGAAGCCGCACGTAAATTACTTGAACGTCGAGGTATGGGGCAGAGTACGGGATGGTCGAACGCGTGGAGAATCAATCTCTGGGCGCGCATGAATGATGCCCAAAAATCTTGGGACTTTGTTAAGCGCATGATTATGGATAATTGTTTTGATAATATGTTGAGCTTATTCCGCCCACTGAAAAATGGCAAGGGCAAAAAGCTCTTCCAAATCGAAGCCAATTTCGGTTTTACTTCGGGATTTGTGGAAATGCTGATGCAAAGCCAGCCCGATAGCGGCGCTATCGATGCCGAGCCAGTAATCCGTGTACTTCCGGCCCTGCCTAAAGAATGGCCAAATGGCAAAGTAACGGGCTTGTTAGCTCGCGGTGGTTTCGAAGTCGATATCGAATGGAAAGATGGCAAGCTAGTTGAATGTAAGATCAGCTCGCTGAACGGCAATCCGTGTAAAGTTCGCTACGGCTCCAAAACACAAATCGTAAAATTGAAAGCTGGAAAAGTTAAAAAACTTTCCGCATCTGATTTTTAA
- a CDS encoding arylsulfatase → MKRLAFLKAICVGAVIFTLTTSATAATKKTADKPNVIYILLDEWGYFEWSKMGHPILETPNIDRLASEGMRFNQFLAAASFCAPARSTLMTGQHTGHTTVRGPGCLRADDVTIANILKDVGYATGGFGKWGLGEPGTTGVPEKHGFDTFFGYYNQKHAHTYYPNYLIRNSKKVPLEGNTGNALTGKINSHDLIYADSIKFIRENKDRPFFAYLPWTPPHGHWGMPLDDPAWQKYKDKQWDAANEKGEQDAQMYAAMVEMVDRQIGEIIALLKELNIDDNTIIFVSGDNGGRTYFANEKHPHGFLAPNLNPKTGERFRGGKGNFYEGGIRIPFIVRWPGKIKAGSVSDHLGYFPDVMPTIAEITGAIPRKDSDGISIVPTLLGAEQAGRKQEQHEYLYWESKKSVALRMNNWKAIKPSNKAPFELYDLSKDIEELHDVAAQYPEIIEKMKKYAKQAHTPVVLGKVLDASLGFKGHSKN, encoded by the coding sequence ATGAAACGACTAGCTTTTCTAAAAGCAATATGTGTTGGGGCCGTAATTTTCACGCTGACCACCAGTGCTACTGCCGCGACAAAAAAAACTGCGGATAAGCCCAATGTTATTTACATCCTATTGGATGAGTGGGGGTATTTTGAATGGTCTAAGATGGGGCATCCCATCTTAGAGACGCCGAATATCGATCGACTAGCCTCCGAAGGAATGCGCTTCAATCAGTTTCTGGCGGCTGCCAGTTTCTGTGCGCCTGCGCGCAGCACACTTATGACTGGTCAGCATACCGGACACACCACCGTCAGGGGCCCAGGTTGCCTGCGCGCGGATGATGTGACCATAGCTAATATTCTCAAAGACGTCGGCTACGCAACCGGTGGCTTCGGCAAGTGGGGGCTGGGTGAGCCCGGTACTACAGGGGTGCCGGAGAAACATGGCTTTGATACATTCTTCGGCTACTACAATCAGAAACATGCCCACACCTATTATCCAAACTACCTTATCCGCAACAGCAAGAAGGTGCCGCTGGAGGGAAACACCGGCAACGCTCTCACGGGAAAAATAAATTCGCATGATCTGATCTATGCCGACAGTATTAAGTTCATTCGCGAAAATAAAGATCGCCCCTTCTTTGCTTATCTCCCTTGGACGCCTCCCCATGGTCACTGGGGAATGCCTTTGGATGATCCTGCCTGGCAGAAATACAAGGACAAGCAGTGGGATGCTGCCAACGAGAAGGGTGAACAGGACGCGCAAATGTACGCTGCAATGGTGGAAATGGTCGATCGCCAGATAGGTGAAATCATTGCCCTGCTGAAAGAGTTAAATATTGATGATAACACGATCATTTTTGTATCTGGCGATAACGGTGGGCGTACTTATTTCGCAAACGAAAAGCATCCGCATGGTTTCCTCGCACCCAACCTGAACCCTAAAACCGGCGAGAGATTCCGGGGCGGCAAAGGCAACTTCTATGAGGGAGGTATCAGGATTCCCTTTATCGTTCGCTGGCCAGGTAAAATAAAGGCCGGTTCAGTTTCCGACCACCTGGGCTACTTCCCGGATGTTATGCCCACGATCGCAGAAATCACGGGAGCAATACCACGAAAAGACAGCGACGGTATATCCATTGTGCCGACCTTGCTCGGTGCAGAGCAGGCTGGGCGCAAGCAGGAACAGCATGAGTACCTATATTGGGAAAGTAAAAAGAGCGTTGCCCTGCGCATGAATAACTGGAAAGCGATTAAGCCTTCCAACAAGGCGCCCTTTGAGCTCTATGATTTGAGCAAGGATATCGAAGAACTCCACGATGTAGCAGCCCAATACCCTGAGATCATTGAGAAGATGAAAAAGTATGCGAAGCAGGCTCACACGCCGGTTGTATTGGGTAAGGTTCTCGATGCATCATTAGGATTCAAGGGTCATAGTAAAAACTAA
- a CDS encoding GDSL-type esterase/lipase family protein has protein sequence MRFKKTILAGLLSSMLIPAAFAGDQARTVIPAKSVLKKFSKLHEEKLAEAKAGKVEWVMIGDSITHAWGRDYKGTFAGSKLLNLGFPGDGTQHVLWRIQHGALDGISPKLVTLLIGTNNLGPAKGLHTPDKPEDIFAGIQAIVAEVRTRLPESKLMVFSIFPRGPQAANERVMAVNAMLPQLTDQKHVFHVDINATFLDDQGQQIEAYYNKAGVHLLPAGYVAWAKALQPLLKKEDLRINPEVPANRVNKKRQKK, from the coding sequence ATGAGGTTCAAAAAAACAATATTAGCGGGACTGTTGTCATCGATGTTGATTCCGGCTGCATTTGCCGGGGATCAAGCCAGAACGGTAATCCCTGCGAAATCAGTCCTGAAGAAATTCTCAAAGCTACACGAAGAGAAGCTTGCTGAGGCAAAAGCCGGCAAGGTCGAGTGGGTGATGATTGGTGACTCGATCACTCACGCTTGGGGCAGAGATTATAAAGGGACCTTCGCGGGCAGTAAGCTGCTGAACCTTGGCTTTCCCGGAGATGGTACGCAGCATGTTCTGTGGCGCATTCAGCATGGCGCACTTGACGGAATATCGCCTAAGTTGGTGACGCTCTTGATCGGCACCAATAATTTAGGACCCGCTAAAGGATTGCACACCCCGGACAAACCGGAGGATATTTTTGCTGGGATCCAGGCCATCGTGGCCGAAGTGCGCACGCGCCTACCGGAGTCGAAGCTGATGGTTTTCTCTATCTTCCCCCGCGGTCCGCAGGCAGCGAATGAAAGGGTGATGGCGGTTAATGCCATGCTACCGCAGCTGACCGACCAGAAGCATGTGTTTCATGTGGATATTAATGCCACATTTCTCGATGATCAGGGCCAGCAGATTGAAGCGTATTATAACAAAGCTGGGGTGCACTTGCTTCCTGCTGGCTACGTAGCCTGGGCCAAGGCCCTTCAGCCTTTATTGAAGAAAGAAGATTTGAGAATTAATCCAGAAGTCCCAGCGAATCGAGTGAATAAAAAAAGGCAAAAAAAATAA
- a CDS encoding SGNH/GDSL hydrolase family protein has protein sequence MKKISLILSILAFSLSHLYAQPAKKTPFTHPFVNPVDQAGIPRVLIIGDSISIGYTPRVRGLLDGKANVHRPTTNCRWSAFGDQEIEKWLGDSKWDLVHFNFGLWDWYGWAQKVKSTPESYAASLDSIIGKIKKKSKAKLVFAMTTPPCIGPEGKVKFVVSEERAKSFNDAARAVMKKHGVQINDLYQVIAKERAKYQRGENNVHYTDEGRDLLAAQVVKVINQNFTNK, from the coding sequence ATGAAAAAAATAAGCCTAATTTTAAGTATACTCGCATTCTCGCTGAGCCATCTCTACGCTCAGCCAGCTAAAAAAACGCCTTTCACTCATCCCTTTGTTAACCCAGTTGATCAGGCTGGTATTCCCCGCGTACTTATTATCGGCGATTCCATTTCCATTGGCTATACACCCCGGGTACGAGGTCTACTCGATGGCAAAGCCAATGTCCATCGGCCGACGACAAATTGTCGCTGGTCAGCCTTTGGTGATCAAGAAATAGAAAAATGGCTCGGTGATTCAAAATGGGACCTGGTCCATTTCAATTTTGGCTTGTGGGATTGGTATGGCTGGGCGCAGAAGGTCAAATCGACTCCTGAGTCTTATGCCGCTAGCCTCGATAGTATTATTGGTAAAATAAAAAAGAAGTCAAAGGCTAAGTTAGTATTTGCCATGACCACTCCACCCTGTATCGGACCCGAGGGTAAGGTAAAATTTGTTGTTAGCGAAGAACGTGCCAAGTCCTTCAATGATGCTGCACGAGCAGTGATGAAGAAACACGGAGTGCAAATCAATGATCTTTACCAAGTGATTGCTAAAGAGCGTGCAAAATATCAACGCGGCGAAAACAATGTTCATTATACTGATGAAGGTCGTGACCTGCTCGCTGCGCAAGTCGTAAAAGTCATTAATCAGAATTTTACAAATAAATAA
- a CDS encoding arylsulfatase, with product MKIRKSFISIALSLLSLNNFAAETKKILKGTKPNIIMVLTDDQGMGDLSCMGNPILKTPHIDKMYKQSTRFTDFQVSSTCTPTRAAIMSGRPPFEVGISHTLMQRDRLAPKVITFPQALQKAGYKTGLFGKWHLGDGENYRPQNRGFDEVLMHGAGGIGQYSFGDFKPNATNKYFDNVLLHNDTIVQTKGFCTDLFFSSALSWIKKQHVAKQRFFAYISLNAPHGPLIAPEKYKKRFVDEGYNQPTAARYGMIENIDDNFGLMMNKLTEWGALENTLVIFMTDNGMAMKSIGKKGVKGKFNAWNAGMKGHKDSAWEGGSRVPCFWYWKGVLGDGVDISALSAHIDLYRTFCEIAGAKVPKSSLPPSGRSLIPLLENSDAEWADRTLFFHRGRWGGGGRGKKTRELAKYYGMAVRNSRWRLVNDMNSKESWLCDISQDRGETKNLIKQYPEVAEKMKAQFDQWWDRTESLLINEGLPRLQAEQHHLHILYNKQLKEKGIPEWAPDKL from the coding sequence GTGAAAATTAGAAAATCATTTATTAGTATCGCTCTAAGTCTTCTTAGCCTTAATAACTTTGCCGCTGAGACTAAAAAAATACTTAAGGGGACAAAGCCCAATATCATCATGGTTTTGACTGATGATCAAGGCATGGGCGATCTCTCTTGCATGGGCAATCCTATTCTCAAGACTCCGCACATCGATAAAATGTATAAGCAATCGACGCGCTTTACCGACTTTCAAGTGAGCTCAACTTGTACGCCTACTCGTGCGGCTATTATGAGTGGACGCCCCCCCTTTGAAGTGGGTATAAGTCATACTTTAATGCAACGGGATCGTTTGGCTCCCAAAGTCATTACTTTTCCTCAGGCTTTACAAAAAGCCGGCTACAAAACAGGCCTCTTTGGCAAATGGCATTTGGGGGATGGAGAAAATTATCGCCCCCAAAATCGTGGTTTCGACGAAGTTCTCATGCACGGTGCGGGTGGTATTGGTCAATACAGCTTTGGCGATTTCAAGCCTAATGCGACAAACAAATACTTTGATAATGTTCTCCTACATAACGACACTATTGTCCAAACCAAAGGCTTCTGCACCGATTTATTTTTCAGTAGCGCACTCAGTTGGATCAAGAAACAACACGTGGCCAAACAACGTTTCTTCGCCTACATCTCTTTAAACGCTCCTCACGGGCCGCTGATTGCGCCCGAAAAATATAAAAAACGCTTTGTGGATGAAGGTTATAATCAACCCACTGCGGCACGCTACGGCATGATTGAAAATATCGACGATAATTTTGGTCTCATGATGAATAAATTGACGGAGTGGGGCGCGCTAGAAAACACCTTAGTCATCTTCATGACTGATAATGGTATGGCAATGAAATCAATTGGAAAAAAAGGAGTCAAAGGGAAATTCAATGCTTGGAACGCTGGTATGAAGGGGCACAAAGATAGTGCTTGGGAAGGCGGATCGCGCGTCCCTTGCTTTTGGTACTGGAAAGGTGTATTAGGGGATGGGGTAGATATTTCTGCCTTAAGCGCACACATAGATTTATACCGCACCTTTTGTGAGATTGCCGGAGCGAAAGTTCCTAAGAGTTCTTTGCCCCCTAGTGGTCGTTCACTTATCCCTTTACTTGAAAACTCAGATGCTGAATGGGCCGATAGAACCTTATTCTTTCATCGCGGTCGCTGGGGCGGTGGCGGACGTGGAAAAAAAACGCGTGAACTCGCAAAATACTATGGTATGGCGGTGCGTAATTCACGCTGGCGCCTAGTGAATGATATGAATAGTAAAGAAAGCTGGCTCTGTGATATTTCTCAAGATCGAGGAGAAACGAAAAACCTCATTAAGCAATATCCTGAAGTTGCTGAAAAAATGAAAGCTCAATTTGATCAATGGTGGGACAGGACAGAAAGTCTATTAATCAACGAAGGACTGCCTAGGCTGCAAGCTGAGCAACATCACCTTCATATCCTTTACAATAAACAGCTCAAAGAAAAGGGAATCCCTGAATGGGCTCCCGATAAACTTTAA
- a CDS encoding GDSL-type esterase/lipase family protein: MNISRLLILSVFVLNSFFALNAKSKKNPWQDYQRINFKVDSRDAFLIKPKNEAEGKPWVWRARFPDYHPEVDLLLLERGFHIAYINTNDMLGSPKALTHWDAFYKHMTDEKGLAKKVTLEAVSRGGLFAYRWASQNPKKVNCIYAEVPVCDFKSWPGGKANGVGNKKAWQNVLKQYQLSEQEAMDYKKNPIDILGPIAKENIPLLHLISLNDRVVPADENTLLLAERYRKLGGSIELIEVQKAPRAKGHHFDHPDPQRVADFIQKHSSSSVKLSSIIPVPSKLKKFMPKRHNQKLEEAKKRQIDFVMIGDSITHNWESEKNYAPTFKDTNMLNLGFAGDRTQNVLWRIQHGALEGISPKLVTLMIGTNHLHNPKKDYSPDSSEDVFTGIQAVVKEIRTRLPKAKLVVFSVFPRKSPENDRVQALNQLIPKVADNKMVFHVDINDIFLDKKGGINRALYSRDGLHLSSNGYEAWAKALKSIIEEYSSKN, translated from the coding sequence ATGAATATTTCTCGATTACTCATCCTTTCAGTCTTCGTGCTGAATTCCTTTTTTGCCTTGAACGCAAAAAGTAAAAAAAATCCTTGGCAAGACTATCAGCGCATCAACTTTAAAGTCGATAGCCGTGATGCCTTTTTGATCAAGCCAAAAAATGAAGCGGAAGGTAAACCTTGGGTATGGCGCGCTCGCTTTCCAGATTATCACCCCGAAGTCGACTTACTTTTACTCGAGCGTGGTTTTCATATAGCTTATATCAATACCAATGACATGTTGGGAAGTCCCAAGGCCCTTACCCATTGGGATGCTTTCTATAAGCACATGACTGACGAAAAGGGCTTGGCCAAAAAAGTGACTCTCGAAGCGGTTAGTCGTGGTGGTCTCTTTGCCTACCGCTGGGCATCACAAAACCCCAAAAAAGTTAATTGTATTTACGCCGAAGTCCCCGTCTGTGATTTCAAAAGCTGGCCGGGAGGTAAAGCTAATGGTGTGGGTAATAAAAAAGCTTGGCAAAATGTATTAAAGCAATACCAGCTAAGTGAACAAGAAGCCATGGACTACAAGAAGAATCCCATCGATATCCTTGGCCCAATTGCCAAAGAAAACATTCCCCTTTTACACCTCATCAGCCTCAATGACCGCGTTGTTCCCGCCGATGAAAACACTTTGCTACTCGCCGAACGCTACCGTAAATTAGGGGGATCAATCGAACTGATTGAAGTCCAAAAGGCACCTCGTGCCAAAGGCCACCACTTCGATCACCCAGATCCTCAGCGCGTTGCAGATTTTATTCAAAAACATTCTTCTAGCTCTGTAAAACTCTCAAGCATCATCCCCGTCCCATCAAAACTCAAAAAGTTCATGCCAAAGCGTCATAATCAAAAACTGGAAGAAGCAAAAAAGCGTCAAATTGATTTTGTGATGATCGGCGACTCGATTACCCACAACTGGGAATCCGAGAAAAATTATGCCCCGACTTTTAAAGATACTAATATGCTCAATCTGGGCTTCGCTGGAGACCGCACCCAGAATGTACTTTGGCGTATCCAGCATGGGGCACTCGAAGGCATCTCACCTAAGCTAGTCACCTTGATGATCGGGACTAATCATTTGCACAATCCAAAGAAAGACTATTCACCAGACAGTTCAGAAGATGTATTTACGGGCATTCAGGCCGTGGTCAAAGAAATCCGTACGCGCCTACCGAAGGCTAAACTGGTGGTCTTCTCGGTATTTCCTAGAAAATCACCCGAAAATGATCGAGTCCAAGCCCTCAATCAATTGATCCCCAAAGTCGCTGATAATAAGATGGTTTTTCATGTAGATATCAATGATATTTTTCTTGATAAGAAGGGAGGAATCAATAGGGCGCTTTACTCAAGAGATGGCTTGCATTTAAGCTCAAATGGATACGAAGCTTGGGCAAAAGCCTTAAAGTCAATTATAGAAGAGTACAGTAGCAAAAATTAA
- a CDS encoding sulfatase produces MKYFFSIFILFFSLNIFTADKPNFLFILVDDLGRQDLECYGSDFHETPNINQLAKEGMKFNDAYAASPVCSPTRASIQTGKYPSRINFTRATPTHNLPYEETTLAEALKEGGYKTAHIGKWHLRLYKEKGSKHLPQEHGFDINIAGHSAGQPASFFYPYKAKAAKYAKNDVPNMEDGKEGDYLTDALTSKAIDFMQSSKSKPFYLNLCYYTVHTPVTGKKDKIKKYKTKLGTEETAPAINDYKTYTRTKQDNSEYAAMVESMDENIGRLMDFLKSSGLDKNTVVIFTSDNGGLSTNKSKKGGVTSSYPLRGGKAWVYEGGIREPLIIKWPGVTEANTENSTPVISTDFYPTMLAMAGLPLKPEQHIDGLSLTSLLKGESNSLSREELHFHFPHDHTVNGMGASAAIRMGDYKLVERFADGKIELFNLKDDIGETQDLSSKFPEIASQLHKKMLNWRKDTKAMMPKIKKPKKKKKS; encoded by the coding sequence ATGAAATACTTCTTCTCAATTTTCATCCTCTTTTTCAGTCTCAATATTTTCACCGCTGACAAACCCAATTTCCTCTTCATTCTCGTTGATGATCTCGGCCGTCAAGACTTAGAGTGTTATGGCAGTGACTTTCACGAAACCCCAAATATCAATCAATTGGCAAAAGAAGGCATGAAATTTAACGATGCTTATGCCGCAAGTCCCGTTTGCTCCCCTACCCGTGCGAGCATCCAAACCGGTAAATATCCTTCGCGAATCAACTTCACTCGTGCCACACCGACTCATAATCTTCCTTACGAAGAAACGACTTTAGCTGAAGCCCTCAAAGAAGGTGGCTACAAAACAGCCCACATTGGTAAATGGCATCTACGACTCTATAAAGAAAAAGGCAGCAAGCACCTTCCGCAAGAACATGGCTTTGATATTAATATTGCTGGTCATTCCGCAGGACAACCCGCTTCATTTTTCTACCCTTACAAGGCAAAAGCTGCGAAGTACGCAAAAAATGATGTCCCCAACATGGAAGATGGTAAGGAAGGCGATTACCTCACTGATGCTTTGACTTCTAAAGCAATTGATTTCATGCAAAGTAGTAAGAGCAAGCCCTTCTACCTCAATCTTTGCTACTACACGGTTCACACTCCGGTAACGGGAAAAAAAGATAAGATAAAGAAATATAAAACCAAACTAGGTACAGAAGAAACTGCACCCGCAATTAATGATTATAAGACTTACACTCGTACCAAGCAGGATAACTCGGAATATGCGGCCATGGTGGAAAGCATGGATGAAAATATCGGTCGTCTCATGGATTTCTTAAAGTCCTCCGGTCTCGATAAAAATACCGTAGTAATCTTCACTTCTGATAATGGTGGACTTTCCACCAACAAATCAAAAAAAGGCGGTGTCACTTCCAGTTATCCCCTTCGCGGTGGTAAAGCTTGGGTCTATGAAGGCGGAATTCGCGAACCTTTGATCATCAAATGGCCTGGTGTAACAGAGGCTAATACAGAAAATTCCACTCCAGTAATCAGTACCGATTTTTATCCCACCATGCTCGCTATGGCGGGACTCCCTCTCAAGCCCGAGCAACACATTGATGGTCTCAGCCTAACAAGCCTTCTCAAAGGAGAATCAAACTCACTCTCTCGTGAAGAACTTCACTTTCATTTTCCACATGATCATACCGTTAATGGCATGGGAGCTTCTGCGGCTATTAGAATGGGTGACTACAAACTCGTTGAACGTTTCGCTGATGGAAAAATTGAACTCTTCAATCTAAAAGATGATATCGGCGAGACTCAGGATTTATCCTCTAAGTTCCCCGAAATTGCTAGTCAACTTCACAAAAAGATGCTGAATTGGCGCAAAGACACCAAGGCAATGATGCCGAAAATCAAAAAACCAAAGAAGAAGAAAAAGAGCTAA